GCCTTTCGGGGTTTCATGATTACGAGGTCATTGAGCTGCTCTTGACCCTGGCCACCCCGGTGAGGGACTGCAAAGACCCGGCCAAGGCGGCGCTGAAAAAATTCGGGAGCCTGAGAGGAGTCGTCGAGGCCCCGGCGGACAGCCTGCGCGAAATCAAAGGGATCGGCCCGGTCAATGTGTTCGGAATCAAGCTCATCAAGGCGGTTTCGGACCGCTACCTGGAAGAAAGGCTTCGCGAAAAGGCCCTGGTGAGAAATTCCCGGGAGCTGTTTGATTTTTTGTATCACAACAAGCAAAATCCCCGGCGGGAGTCCTTCACCGCCGTTTTCCTGGACGCCAAAAACCGGGTCATCGCCTCCGAGACCCTGTTCACCGGGACCTTGACCTCCAGCTCGGTCTATCCCCGGGAGGTGATTTCAGCGGCCATTGAGCGGGGCTCTGCGGCCCTGATATTCGCCCACAACCATCCGTCCGGGGACCCCCAGCCCTCGCGGGAGGACATCGCCATCACCCGGCGCCTTCTTTTCGCGTGCCGGGCCATGGGGATTCGGGTCCACGAGCACATCATCGTGGGAGACGACCGGTATTTCAGCTTTGCCGACGAGGGGTTTATTGGGCGGATGAATGATGAGTATGATCAGCATTTCACAGCGCCGTAAAAAATCCGATATACAAGGCGCGGCGCCTTGTATATCGGATTTTTTACGACGCTGTTCCGTGATTTTTTACGGGATTATCAGCGCATTTAAAGAGCTGAGAAAGGAGTTTCCGAAAGCGGCGCCATGAATCAAAAAACCAGCAGACAGCCCGAGTGTTTCGGCGATTTGAGCCGGGTGTTTCCCAGGGAAAAAGACGGGGACCGAAGCTCCCCGATGGCATGCATGGGGTGCGTGTTTAAAACCGAATGCCTGAAAGAGGCCATGGAGACCCAAAAGGGCCTCCGGTTCCGGGAGGAGCGCCTGGGCCGGGCCCAGGAATCGGGCATGATGGGGTTTTTTGAAAGATGGTCCCAGAAAAAGTCCCTTCACAACAAAATGAAGGGGAAACGGGCGACGAAAACCACATGAAAACCATAAGAGACCTGGACATAGAGGAAAAACGGACCCTTATTCGGGTGGATTTCAATGTGCCCCTGGACGAAAACGGCCATATCACGGACGACACCCGAATCCGGCGCTCCCTTAAGACCATTGAGCGCGCGCTTGAGAAAAAGGCCAAAATCATCCTGGCCTCGCACATGGGCCGCCCCGGCGGCAAACCCGACCCGGCCCTGTCCCTGTCCCCGGCGGCGGCGCGGCTGGGGGAGCTTTTGGGAGAGACGGTTCGTCTCGCGCCCCTTCAGGACATGGCGGCGGGCGTGGGGGAGGGCGAGATCGTTTTGCTGGAGAACCTGCGGTTTCACCCCGGGGAGGAGGAAAACAGCGACGACTTCGGCCGGAGTCTGGCCGGGCTCTGCGATGTGTACATCAACGAGGCGTTTTCGGTCTCCCACCGTCAAAACGCCTCGGTGTGCGCCGTCGCCCGCCACGCGCCTGAGACCGGCGCCGGTTTTCTGCTTGAAAGCGAGCTGTTGTGGCATGAAAGGGCCTTTCAGTCCCCGGCCCGTCCCCTGGCGGCGGTCATCGGGGGGGCCAAAATATCGGGTAAGATCGAGGCGCTCAAGAACCTGGCGGACATCGTGGATATTCTGATCATCGGCGGCGCCATGGCCAACACCTTTTTGAAAAGCGCCGGGATCGGGGTCGGAAAGTCCCTGTTTGAGGAAAAACGCCTGGACATGGCCCGCGCCGTCATGGAAAGCGCCCGGGAAAGGGGGCCGGAGCTTTTGATTCCCGTGGATGTGGCCGCGTCCGGAACCCTGGAGGCGGGCGCGGAGCGGGAGGTTTTTGCGGCCGGGGAAATCCCGGAAGACCAAATGGCCCTGGATATCGGCCCTGAGACCTCCGCGATTTTCGCAAAGGCCCTGGGCCGGGCCCGGACCATTGTCTGGAACGGCCCCATGGGCGCCTTTGAATACCCCCCCTTTGACCGGGGGACCATGGACATGGCGCGAAGCGTGGCCGAATCGGGCGCCTTTTCGGCGGCGGGCGGCGGGGACACCGTGGCGGCCGTGAACCGGGCCGGCGCGGCTGATAAAATATCGCATATCTCCACAGGGGGCGGGGCCTTTCTGGCCCTTTTGGAGGGAAAGACCCTTCCTGGGGTCGCCGCGCTTCACTGACGGACGCTTTTAAAAAAACCCCGGGGGAGAACCGGCCGGCATCATGACGTTTAAATCTTTTTTTTCCAGCAAAAAAATTCTCGCGGCCCTGTTTTTTCTGGCGGCCCTTTCGGCCGTCGCTTTTTTTTTCCGCGCCTCCCTGTGGGAGGCGGCGGCCGGGGCCTGGGATGTTTTTTCCGACCGGGACAAGACCGCGGAATTCATCCGATCCATGGGCCCCTGGGCCCCGGCCGTTTTTGTGGCGCTCCAGATTTTGCAGGTGATCTTCGCCCCCATTCCCGGGGAGGCCAGCGGATTCATCGGTGGGCTTTTGTTCGGCGCCTTTGAGGGATTCTGGTATTCCAGCCTGGGCCTGGCCGTCGGATCGGCGTGCAATTTTTTCATCGCCCGCCGCCTGGGGCGGCCCTATGTGACGCGGCTGATCAAGCCGGCGCTCATGGAAAAGGCGGACCGGGCGGTGAGGCGCCAGGGCATCATCGCGCTGTTTATCCTGTTCGTTTTTCCCGGTTTTCCCAAGGACTACCTGTGCCTGGCCCTGGGACTGACCTCCATTCCCGTCAAGGCGTTTCTGATTATCGCCTCCCTGGGCCGCATGCCCGGCACATTGGCCTTAAGTCTCCAGGGGGAGTTTTTTCATAAACAAATGTACGGGCCGTTCTTTTTTCTTTTGGCCGTCTGCCTTGCGGCGGCGCTGGTGGCCTACCTCAACCGGGAGCGGCTGTATGAGTGGGTTGAAAGGCTGAATGGAAAATGAAGGTTGATGGCGTCGTAAAAAAAATGCGTCGCGGCGCTTATTTTTAGCATATGTATTTTTTTACGACGCCATCAAAGTTGATAAACTCGTAAAAAATCACGGGACAGCGTCGTAAAAAATTCGATATACAAGGCGTAGTGGTTATTTTTAATTGAGGCAATACATGTAGTATGCCTCAATTAAAAATAAGCGCTGCAACACAGTAGATCGGATTTTTTACGATGCTGTCAAAGTTGACTTTGGGTCGAAACAGCGCTATTGTAAAAGTTTGAAAAAACAGGGGAGCGCAAACATTGACTTACTGGCGGGCGAGAGATGATCTGAGCCGTGTGGACCGTTTGAGACGGTCGTATTATGAACTTTTCCGGGATGAGCTGGACTCCTTTCTGCTGGAGCACGCCCTGATGGATTCCTACCAGAATTTTGTTTCCCGGAAAAAACGCTATCCTTTTGTGGAAAAAAGGGAGTTGAAGCCCCGCGCCCGGATCCCCGACGTGGAGTATGAGTCTCAAAACGCCTTCCTCGTGATTTTTTTGGAGGATCAGCTGTCTCCGTCGGACAAGAAATACATCCGTTTTTTCGACGACAACAAGACCACCAAAAAAAATCTGCTTCGCTCCAAAACCCTTCCGCTTCCGGAAAACTACGACCGGTACCACAAGCACTTTGACTCGGAGCCTTTTTTTGATTTCGTCAAGGCCGTTCTCCCGGTGGACTACGCGCTTTTGATCCAGTCCGATCCCTCGGCCCGGGCCGCCAACCGATACGCCCTGTCCCATTTTCATGTGCGAATCGACTGGCCCATCGCCGACGCGGCCGAGGACATGGCCAAATCCCTGCGCTATATTTCCAAGGAGCTGTATGAGAAGGGGGAAAAGCAGGCCGAGGACATCCAGAAAAAGTTTTTTGAATTTTACGGGCTTCCGGCCATGTGCGGCGGCCGTCGCACGGCGGCCATTGTGGCGGCCCAGTATTTCAAACGAATTCCCTTCATCTCCACCGTGTACGTGGGAAGCAGCGAATCCAGGGCCCTGATCAAAATTTCGGAATGCGGCGTGTCAAAGGCCGCGCTGATGTATCTGTCCGATCCGGAGATCGAGGAGATCGCCGCGTCCAACGGTTTTTCGCCGGAGGCCTTTTCCAAACATTATATGGTGGCCCGGAAAGGGAAAAAGGGCGGGGTTTTTATCTTCCGGGCGAAATATTCCAACACCGAGCACGCCTGCGAGCCTGCGGACGGCAAACTAAGGGAGATGAAGCCGGATCTGTCATGGATCACGGTGGAAAGCCAGCGCCTTTTGCCGAAGCCGGACGCGGTTAAGATGCCGCCTGTTCCCATGAACGTCATTTACTCTTAATATTGATAAAAAAAGGAGCGAACGTGTCCCACAGCCACACCCCCCACAGCCATTCCCACAGCGGAGCCGGGCATTCCCACGACGAGCCCGGCGCCATGTCTTTTCCGGAAAAGATGGCCCGGCTTCTTGAGCATTGGATCGCCCACAACGAAGACCACGCGGCGTCCTACCGGGACTGGGCCGGAAAAGCCGGCGAAAACCATATCCCCGAAGCAAAGGCGCTGCTTGAGGAGGCCGCCGAAATGACCGGGCGCATCAGCGAAAAATTCGAGCGGGCCGCCGGAATCGTTAAGAAAATTTGATTTCCAGAGTGTCCCCGGGCCTGATTTTTCCACCTTTCAGGACCTTGGCGAACACCCCCTCCCGGGGCATGATGCAGTCGCCGGTCTGGTGGTAGATCTCGCATTTCTGGTGGCATTTTTTGCCGATCTGGGTGATTTCCGCCAGCGCGGATTCCCCAAGCCGGACCCGGGTTCCCACCGGAAGGGTCTTCCAGTCCACGCCCGTTGTGGCGATGTTTTCGGCAAAATCCCCAAAGTCCGCCTTTCCCCCTTTTTTTCGAAAATCCTCAATGCGCTCGGAGGCCAGGAAGCTGATTTGCCTGTGCCAGTTTCCCGCGTGGGCGTCGCCTTCGATGCCGTGGTTTTCCACCAGCGTCGCCTCTTTGACACAAACCTTTCGGGTTTTCTTTTTTTCGCTCATCGCGATGGCCAAGATTTTCATGTTTTTTTCCGCCAAATGATTTCCTCCGATTTCGTTTTTTTAAACAGCCGTTTTTTTTTGAAAAAGCCGTCCATCCCAAAACCTTCTAAGGGGCGCGGCGCATTCCGGCGGTCAAAATGCCGGCGCCGATCAGGGCGCTCCCGCCCAGGCGGTTGAGCCACTTGCGGACGCTTTTTTTTCTCATCTGCTCGCCGAGCCGTCCGGCGAAAAAGGCGAACAGGGCCGCGTTGACCCCGGCCAGGAACAGAAAGGTCGCGCCAAGGGTCGTCATCTGGGCCAGGGCCGGTTTCAGGGGGTCCATGAATTGCGGAAGAAACGCCACAAAAAAGGCGATGCTTTTGGGGTTTAAGGCCGTTGTGACAAAGGAGCTTTTAAAAAGGGACCGGCCGGAGGCGCGTGTCGCCTTTCCCGGCGCCGGGTTCTGCCGGGGAGAGGAGACGATCATCCGGATGCCTAAGAAAATCAGGAAAAGGGCCCCCGCCCACTTGAACAAGGTGAAAAGGGCCGCCGAGGCGGACAGCAGCGCCCCAAGACCCAAAAGAGAAAGGGTCATGGCGGTGAAGTCCCCGAGAACCACGCCCGCCGCGAGCGGGGCCACGGACCGGCGCCCGTGGGACAGGGCCTGGCTGACCACCAGGATGACGGTGGGGCCCGGTATGATCAGAACCAGGGCCGCCGCCAGGGCAAAGGGAATCCAAAGTTCCAGGGTCATGCGCTTTCCCTTTCCAAAATCGGGCCTTTGGCGGTTTTTTTTGGGTCGGGCTCGAATTTTTTTAAGTCCAGCTCCATATAAACAGGCCCTTCAAGGGGATTGAGCCGGTAGGGCGCGATGGGTTTGAATCCCATGGAGGCATACAGCTGATGGGCGCTTTTCATGGACTTGAGGGTGTCCAGACGCATGCGCGCGTATCCCATGGCCCTGCCGGCCATGACCGCCGCCTCGGACAGTTTCCGCCCGGCCTGTTTTCCCCTGTGGCCGGGCCGGACATAGAGCCGCTTCATCTCGCATATTCCATCCTCAAGAGGCCGAACCCCCACGCAGCCGATG
The DNA window shown above is from Candidatus Desulfarcum epimagneticum and carries:
- the pgk gene encoding Phosphoglycerate kinase, whose product is MKTIRDLDIEEKRTLIRVDFNVPLDENGHITDDTRIRRSLKTIERALEKKAKIILASHMGRPGGKPDPALSLSPAAARLGELLGETVRLAPLQDMAAGVGEGEIVLLENLRFHPGEEENSDDFGRSLAGLCDVYINEAFSVSHRQNASVCAVARHAPETGAGFLLESELLWHERAFQSPARPLAAVIGGAKISGKIEALKNLADIVDILIIGGAMANTFLKSAGIGVGKSLFEEKRLDMARAVMESARERGPELLIPVDVAASGTLEAGAEREVFAAGEIPEDQMALDIGPETSAIFAKALGRARTIVWNGPMGAFEYPPFDRGTMDMARSVAESGAFSAAGGGDTVAAVNRAGAADKISHISTGGGAFLALLEGKTLPGVAALH
- a CDS encoding conserved hypothetical protein (Evidence 4 : Unknown function but conserved in other organisms); this encodes MTAIRQNGPGESEMGGEETTRREPHKGAGHRKRLRERFLNAGLSGFHDYEVIELLLTLATPVRDCKDPAKAALKKFGSLRGVVEAPADSLREIKGIGPVNVFGIKLIKAVSDRYLEERLREKALVRNSRELFDFLYHNKQNPRRESFTAVFLDAKNRVIASETLFTGTLTSSSVYPREVISAAIERGSAALIFAHNHPSGDPQPSREDIAITRRLLFACRAMGIRVHEHIIVGDDRYFSFADEGFIGRMNDEYDQHFTAP
- a CDS encoding conserved membrane hypothetical protein (Evidence 4 : Unknown function but conserved in other organisms) is translated as MTFKSFFSSKKILAALFFLAALSAVAFFFRASLWEAAAGAWDVFSDRDKTAEFIRSMGPWAPAVFVALQILQVIFAPIPGEASGFIGGLLFGAFEGFWYSSLGLAVGSACNFFIARRLGRPYVTRLIKPALMEKADRAVRRQGIIALFILFVFPGFPKDYLCLALGLTSIPVKAFLIIASLGRMPGTLALSLQGEFFHKQMYGPFFFLLAVCLAAALVAYLNRERLYEWVERLNGK
- a CDS encoding Lysine transporter LysE — protein: MTLELWIPFALAAALVLIIPGPTVILVVSQALSHGRRSVAPLAAGVVLGDFTAMTLSLLGLGALLSASAALFTLFKWAGALFLIFLGIRMIVSSPRQNPAPGKATRASGRSLFKSSFVTTALNPKSIAFFVAFLPQFMDPLKPALAQMTTLGATFLFLAGVNAALFAFFAGRLGEQMRKKSVRKWLNRLGGSALIGAGILTAGMRRAP
- a CDS encoding putative enzyme (Evidence 3 : Putative function from multiple computational evidences; Product type e : enzyme) — its product is MTQIIEANTPERVAKVKALFQEYAESLGFSLCFQNFDQELADLSDHYSPPTGALFLARFENRFIGCVGVRPLEDGICEMKRLYVRPGHRGKQAGRKLSEAAVMAGRAMGYARMRLDTLKSMKSAHQLYASMGFKPIAPYRLNPLEGPVYMELDLKKFEPDPKKTAKGPILERESA
- a CDS encoding conserved hypothetical protein (Evidence 4 : Unknown function but conserved in other organisms) — translated: MNQKTSRQPECFGDLSRVFPREKDGDRSSPMACMGCVFKTECLKEAMETQKGLRFREERLGRAQESGMMGFFERWSQKKSLHNKMKGKRATKTT
- a CDS encoding conserved hypothetical protein (Evidence 4 : Unknown function but conserved in other organisms), with translation MSHSHTPHSHSHSGAGHSHDEPGAMSFPEKMARLLEHWIAHNEDHAASYRDWAGKAGENHIPEAKALLEEAAEMTGRISEKFERAAGIVKKI
- a CDS encoding MOSC domain-containing protein, whose amino-acid sequence is MAEKNMKILAIAMSEKKKTRKVCVKEATLVENHGIEGDAHAGNWHRQISFLASERIEDFRKKGGKADFGDFAENIATTGVDWKTLPVGTRVRLGESALAEITQIGKKCHQKCEIYHQTGDCIMPREGVFAKVLKGGKIRPGDTLEIKFS
- a CDS encoding conserved hypothetical protein (Evidence 4 : Unknown function but conserved in other organisms), which gives rise to MTYWRARDDLSRVDRLRRSYYELFRDELDSFLLEHALMDSYQNFVSRKKRYPFVEKRELKPRARIPDVEYESQNAFLVIFLEDQLSPSDKKYIRFFDDNKTTKKNLLRSKTLPLPENYDRYHKHFDSEPFFDFVKAVLPVDYALLIQSDPSARAANRYALSHFHVRIDWPIADAAEDMAKSLRYISKELYEKGEKQAEDIQKKFFEFYGLPAMCGGRRTAAIVAAQYFKRIPFISTVYVGSSESRALIKISECGVSKAALMYLSDPEIEEIAASNGFSPEAFSKHYMVARKGKKGGVFIFRAKYSNTEHACEPADGKLREMKPDLSWITVESQRLLPKPDAVKMPPVPMNVIYS